From Methylopila sp. M107, a single genomic window includes:
- the gatC gene encoding Asp-tRNA(Asn)/Glu-tRNA(Gln) amidotransferase subunit GatC, whose product MSVDENTVRRVARLARIAVDDGEVTKLKGELDAILSFVEELSALDVEGVEPMTSVIPASARLRDDVVNDGEVAEKVLANAPAREADFYVVPKVVE is encoded by the coding sequence ATGTCTGTCGACGAAAACACCGTCCGCCGCGTCGCGCGGCTCGCGCGCATCGCGGTCGACGACGGCGAGGTGACGAAGCTCAAGGGTGAGCTCGACGCGATCCTCTCCTTCGTCGAGGAACTCTCGGCGCTCGACGTCGAGGGCGTCGAGCCGATGACGAGCGTCATCCCGGCATCCGCGAGACTGCGCGACGACGTCGTCAACGACGGCGAGGTCGCCGAGAAGGTGCTGGCGAACGCGCCGGCGCGCGAGGCGGATTTCTACGTCGTGCCCAAGGTCGTCGAATGA